The DNA region aaaaaaatatcttgCAGGTTTGCTGCTTGGTACTGAGGGGATTTGATGggaaagaaaatattgaatgagtaatttacaattatttgGTTACGTAAAATTTCACATTAGAATGATACGTGTacaataaaaaagagagagttaTATAGTGTGATATCTATCATTCATGAGTAGAGTTTTTTACAACTAAGTGATTATGTATTActcatataatattttctctaaTTGCTGGACCGTTTTGCTCCATTCAAAGTGGTTACGGGACGAACCGCGAACTTGGAGATTTTTCTAATTGCTCAAGTTGGTATGGTATATTTCATGATCAGATATGTGTTCAGAAATCATGTTAATTAATCGATTATGGGAAGATATATATCCGATCACAACCTATTTGACAgctttaaattttatattactgAAACGATGTATCGTTGGTCGGTCGCATTTAGAAAGACATATCTTCTTCGCATAGTCAATGCGGACTTCTTCTTTGCTGTTGCCGAGCATACCTCACAGTTGTTGGAACGGATGGAGCCTACGTAAAGCCCATAGTGACGGACTATATCATGATAAATCCCGTGCAGACCACGGACGTGCTCCTCATGGCAGACCTCCCTCTCGGGCATTACTACATGGCTGCTCGGCAGTATTTGACTGAGCCTACAGCCAACATGGGATTCAACCACAGCAATGCCACGGCATCCTGCAATACAGCGAGGACTACAACTTCATGTCCCGTCCAATCTTCCCGCACTTTCAGCTTCCTATGTATGGATATGAAAGCTGGGAAGAATTTTTACGAATCTCAGATTAGAAGCCTGGCGAATGAGGATTACCCCATAAATGTCCCGCTGGACATAACCACAAGGATGTACATAACAGTCTCTATGAATGTGCTCTGCCGAAATAACACATCTTGCAGTCCTGACGTTGGGAACATGCTCGCCACAAGCATGAACAATATCAGCTGGAACAATCTGCAGGTTGACGTACTCGAAGCCTACTACAGGTCCTCTATCTAAATCATTTTGCTCTTCTTCGCAGGAAAAATGGTAATATCTTGGACTAtacaagcatatatataaatctgaACAGTTATTTTGCTCCTCTGCATGAAACGTGACCTCTGCTATGTCGAATTAAACCAATGATCTGTACAAacatgatcatatatatatatatatatatatataagcaaggGGAAATGCCTGTTCCACTGATTCAGAGGATATCGATGCCGACTCCCCGAAATAAATAGCCCCTCtggaaatataataatataagataTATTCCGTAGAATCCACAGTTCTAAAGTCGGTATTTGATCTTATGCAGAAACTTGAGTGGATTTTACACGACAGATTTTTCGGATTGGCCAAAGACTACATATGATTTTACTGCAGAAAATTATGACGAGAATGCAGTTATTACAGATCAAGGGACAAAGGTAAAGGTTTTGAATTATAACGAGTCTGTGGAGATAGTGTTCCAAGGCACCAGTGTGATGGGTGGCTCTGTGAATCACCCGATGCATCTGCACGGGCATAGCTTCTATGTAGCTGGAATTGGTTATGGGAATTTCAACAATGAAACGGATCCAATATCATATAATCCGATTGATCCTCCCAAAAGTGAACACGTTTGGATTCCCAAGAAACAGTTGGCTCGCCATCAGATTCTTTGCGAACAATCCTGGTAAGGTTTCGGTTTATATCTACTCTTATTATTTTCCCATACAAAATAACTTGCACAGAATTGCCAACCTTTTCACTATAGTCCGGAGATTCATATGTGCCCTCCAAGCTGATGGCCACAATATGTGAAGCACAACAAGTGAATCTTCTGTTTCCATCCCACCAGTTTACGTACTGCTACGTACATAACATCTTTTAGACATAAATTTGCAGTGAATGCATCCGGATTTGAGCAGGTGTGTGGTTCTGACTCTGTCACTTGGATCGACATATGACCCGGGGCATGGACACCGCGTTTATTGTGAGGGATGGAGGCACTGAGGAAACGAATCTCCGCCCGCCTCCTCCGAACATGCCACGCTGTACCGGTATGGCAGACAGGTCAATCAAAAGATTGAATGATGTCAACGAAGGTTCAGCTCAACTCTAATTTTATTGTGTCGTCCCAAATAGTATATAGCATTGTGTCTAATAAGCGTATGCAAGCAAGTACATATATGTACGGGGAAACCTGGGTAATTAAGGGGGGTATCGAGTTCAAAATTGAGCATATGCTTGTTTCCCTTAAGTAAGATTTTGGGTTCGaattttgtgaatgaaaaaaattcatactggAAGAGCTTTATCCCCTTGAGCCGTCTCGActcgaactggattagttgAGGCCCGATGAACTTCTGGATACCCCAGtatacaccgaaaaaaatatgtgattaTCCTTGTTGAAAAGCCAATTCTTCGACGTGGAATCAGTATTTGCTGGTATTGTGGATTACCTTGTACTATGTGAATAACAATTCTCTTACATGAAACGATAATACGTACCTACATAAATAAGAACGGTGTGCATTCTTGATTCTATATTGATTATTCTAGCAAATGAAAGATAAGTACAGCTAGAaatctttctctttttcttttctgggtttttttttaggtgaaaGAATCGATCGTCAGTGGGGGCAGGCCCAAACACATGGTGTTATTATTGCAATGACTTGCACGCGGTTGCATCTTATCTTATGAATAAAAACTGGTGCATGTTGAAAAAAGAAGTGTGGTTGTATATGTTTTCGCTTAgtaatttaaaagttttagaTAATCAACTATTTATCTTGGTCGAGACATGGATGGTTGATGAAACAAACAGCCACTGCTCCCAAAAACAAATGAGAAATTTGTTAACAGTTCGCCTATTTACCGACAATATAAAAGCCTCTCCCTACCTCCATCATGTCATACATAATAATCTGGTTGACGTTTAAGTCCTAACAGTCTCCTCCAGCCACTTTCCCCGCTTTTGTAGGCACAAAACACGCCATGTTCTTTTTTCGAGTCACGGAGGAATCTCATAATAAGCTTAAAAAGAGAGATAGGAGcagagaaataaaataataagaagaaTTTCGCTGACggaaattgaatttaaaatcttTTGATCTCATCAGCGATACCGCTCCTAATTTTTTATCGcgttcttttttaaaatttattatatgtatatttggATGTATAATCTCATGAATATCAAATTCAAGGAAGTAGGCTAACACAAACTATGGAGACATGTCTCTAATATTAGACAAAATAACAGAATAAAAATTTGCTTTGTTGAATTAAGATTGCTTCAAAATTACCTCTCCATCATTACGTTTAACAAACCACCTTTTGGGCGGGCCACGGGTAGTCTACTAATTCTAAGTCCAGAATTTTCTTcctcctatatatataattgtttacTCCTTTTCAGCTTCCATATCCTTAATACTAGACGTTGATTATACtagcttttgaaaaaaaaaaaaaaggagaaatctCAATCAGCATGGCAATTACCATAGCATTATTTCTCATTTCACTTCTCACACTCTCTCCACTTAGCAGTTCATTGAGCTTGAACTACTACCAGAAAACCTGCCCTGATGCCGAAATTATCATCGCGGGCACAGTCAAGAACGCGGCTGGGAAGGAAAAAACTGTGCCAGCTGCTCTACTTCGGATGCATTTCCACGATTGCTTTATTCGGGTGAGTACAcacagcatatatatataacctagACGTGTGCATTCTCTATTATAATTACTACTCATACGGTTCGTCAATTATAGGTTATATATTGATCAGTGACCTGATAATTAACTTCACTTTTGACTCGATGAAGGGATGTGATGGCTCTGTGCTCCTGAACTCCAAAGGGGACAACAAGGCGGAAAAGGACGCGCCGCCCAATGGCTCGTTGCACGCATTTTATGTGATCGACGACGCCAAGAAGGCGCTCGAACAGCATTGCCCAGGAGTGGTCTCTTGCGCCGATATCTTGGCCCTGGCTGCCCGAGATGCTGTTGTGCTGGTATATTAAGCTCATGGTCATGGCAACAAGCATTTTTTACATTGAAATGGAATGTGATTTCTAGAAATTGATCTTCAGTAAACTTAATTACACTTATAAACATCATTAGCAGCTGCCCGGCTGAGTCAATGATCACTACCCAAAAATGTAACTTTTGAGAACTAGAAATGGCttgtaagaaaattaattgttgATATGATTTTCCGACGTCGAGATGAAAAACTTGTGATTGACAACGTACAGGTAGGAGGGCCGACTTGGGAGGTACCAAAGGGAAGAAAAGATGGAAGAACATCAAAAGCAAGTGAGACAGCTCAGTTGCCTACTCCATCCTTCAACTTATCTCAACTTCGGCAGAGCTTCTCCCAGAGGGGTCTCTCCATGGACGACTTGGTCGCTCTCTTGGGTAATAACTCAGAATCTTCAAGCAAAACTAAGCATTTATACCTCGATGATCAATTATGATTTTACGTGTTACCTAAAAATCAGTTGGCTGAAAAACTGATTCCTAGAAATACTTATCACTAACTTGTTGCTAGAAATGTATTTACGTACAttaaaaaggggaaaaaaaaaagtttctctTGTGATTGAGGCAACAAGTTTGTTTACCTCAACAGAGAGTTGAACTCGGTGTTCAAGAGAAGTTTTTGTTTGGAAAGCTCACTAAATGAGAAAATCAATATAGTAGTATGCAGATTCTCTCATTAGTATCTACCGCTAAGCAGAAAAGCCTGTCACTGATGATATTATTCTTCGACTCCACTCTAGGAGGCCACACTCTTGGGTTCTCCCACTGCTCCTCATTCGAGAACAGGCTCCGCAACTTCAACTCCACCCACGACATCGACCCATCAATGCACCCTTTCTTCGCAGCAAGCTTAAGAAGCATGTGCCCAGTCAAGGGGAGGCCGAAGAATGCAGGCGCCCCAATGGATCCGTCTTCCACGACGTTTGACAACACGTACTACAAGCTGATCCTCCAAGGCAAAGGACTCTTCTCGTCGGACCAAGCGCTTCTCGCCAACCCTAAGACTAAGGGCTTGGTTACCAAGTTCGCAAGCTCTCACGAGGCTTTCGTGGACGCATTTGCCAAGTCTATTATCAAGATGAGCAGCATCACGGGTGGACAGGAGGTCCGGAAGGATTGCAGGGTAGTGAACTGATTAATAAAGGTTATAGCTAGTGCTTATTATATGTTCGTTATCACATCTGCTGTCTATATAACATCTTGAGATGATGTTCTATCGAGAGTCAGTAGGTGTAATGCAtaggaaaggtgaagaaagggCCACTAAGTGGACCTAACCTTCGCCGCTTCCCTGTAATTTCAATTCATCCTAGAAGAAGTATCGTTTTATTAATCATACTATTTTTAGTGTCATCCACAAAAGTATCGTTTTATCGTACAATTAAACTAATTATCATCGACATATTAGCTGAAACTAATTCATATTCGAGCGTCATCTTGTCATGATCACGAAATGCTTCCAGTGAGTTTTAAACTTTTGGGCTGCCAcatgaaatatattatttaatggGCCTATTAATTCTTTTTAGGCCCACCTTGCAGAATTTTCGAGGCCCAGCCCAACCCTTCATCCACCTGCTTTTCGTCTCTGCCGATTGAAGTTCCCCCTTCCTACCGCCTGAGCCATCATTGCTTCAAAGTTCCAAAGCTTTCCGTCTTCTCTCACTCTCGTCTACCTCCGGCCATCTGCAACTGAAGCTTCTTCCGCTTCGGCAGCAGTCCCTGTTCACTTCCCACCTGAAGTCAAAGAGGTGACAGTCTTTAATTCGTATGTTTATAATTCTCGAGCCTCTTCTTGCTGGAGCAATTGGCGAGTGggttgattgattgatttccGATTAGCTGTCCCTCCCAAGCAGGAGAAAAGCTTGAATTTTTCAGCTGGGGACAGATTTGTATCCCCGATGGGTCTAGACGAATAGGCCTTCTGGGCTCGAGGGATTGTAAGGACCTCCCATATCTCAACTGCCTCCATTGTCTATATAGTTGGGTTTGATGCAAATCTGAGTTGTGGCAAATGCTAAAGCTTACTGGGTCATAGAGTATGGAGTGAAAGGTGGTATCCTGGTTGAGGGATTTCGATTGCATTTTGGCTGCTCATTGAGGAAAGATGATGTATTTTGTGCCGAGGCACTTAAAGCTGCTGTTATCAAGCAAAGAAATGGCTCGTCGATCACTTGTTCGTTTTTCTGGAATTTCGATAGTGACCTCTAGTTCCTTAATGTATTCACAGAAGTCTCTGCTGTGGTTCTATTCTTCAAAACCGAACCATCATGAGTATCAGCAGGGAAACCGTGATCAAGATTTGTATAGCTTGAGCTTGTCAATAGGGTCCCCAGCTCGGGTCCAAAAGCTTATAGCTTCTCAATCAGACCCTCTCCTTGCAAAAGAGATCTTTGACATTGCGTCCCGTGTGGCAAACTTCCGTGTCTCATACTCGTCCTACCACATTCTCATTATCAAACTTGCCCGGTCAAAGCACTTCTCCCTCGTTGAAGATCTTCTTGTCCGCCTGAAATCAGAACCGTATGCTGTTTCCACTTCGCTCTTCTCCGGCCTCATCAAGGTCTATGAGGAAGCTGACATGCCCGAGAAAGCCCTCAAGACCTTCTACACGATGCTTGAATTCAAATGTCAGCCCCTGCCCAAACACTTGAACCGCATCCTTGAAGTACTTGTTTCTCATAGGAACTATGTCCGTCCAGCATTCGATCTTTTCAAGAATGCTCACAGACACAGAGTCTCGCCCAACACTACATCTTACAACATCCTGATGCGAGCTTTCTGTTTGAATGATAATCTTAGTATCGCTTACTCGTTGTTCAACCAGATGTTCAAAAGGGATGTTCTCCCAGACATAGAATCGTATAGGATTCTGATGCAGGGACTGTGCAGGAAGAGTCAGGTGAATCGGGCAGTTGACCTGTTGGAAGATATGTTGAATAAGGGCTTTGTTCCAGATGCCCTGAGCTATACCACTCTATTGAATGCTTTGTGCAGGAAAAATAAGCTAAGAGAGGCATATAAGCTTCTTTGTAGGATGAAAGTTAAGGGTTGTAATCCCGATATCCTTCATTATAATACTGTTATACTTGGGTTCTGTAGGGAAGGTTGTGCAGCTGATGCTTGTAAGATTCTTATGGACATGCCTTCAAATGGGTGCTTGCCCAATTTGGTTTCTTACCGCACTTTGGTGGGCGGGTTGTGTGATCAGGGATTGTTTGATGATGCGAAGAATTATATACAGGAAATGATATCGAAGGGCTTTTCTCCACACTTCTCGATCTCCCATGCCTTAATAAATGGCTTCTGCAATGTtgggaagatcaaggaagcgTGTGAAGTTGTAGAGCAGCTGCTGGAGCATGGGGACGCTCCGCACTTGGACTCCTGGGCAGTTGTTTTGCCTATGATATGTGAGGAGAATGATAAGTCAAGGATAGAGAGTTCGTTCAAAGAGATTCTGCGGGTGGAGATAACCCCTAATACGAGGTTAATCCATGCAGCTGCTGGCTTGGAGGAGTACGTGATTAGGAAGGCCGAAGCTAAATCAAGGAGACCTTGACTGTTCTTCATAATTGATTGATTACTGTGGTAGTTTGATCAGGTGGAAGTTTCTTATCAAGGTGGTTTTGTCCTTCCAACAAAGCCTCGTCTGGATGGTAAGATCGCCTTCCATTATTTCGGCCTCTGTGTTCACTTAATCATGCctttttacattttcaaaTCATTCTTGTATTTTGATGCTATTGATCTCCAAAGTGGCCAAATTGTGCACTGTAGCTGAGGCTTCTCAGATGAGACTACTCAATTTTTCACCCATATGACACTTGTGTGAGAAACTATTGCCCATTGTATAAGTTCCCGAATGATTGCCCTCGTTCTGTATTTGCGTTCATTTGTTCTTGTGATGACAGCAATTTAATTTACTTAACATGAACAAACCAATGATTCAAGAACTTGATACAACTTAAGTTGGATAGAAAAATGAGGAACTATGTTTGAGGAAGATAAAAGGGTTATACAAGCAACATGTAGCTTTCTGGCTCAgggcaaaagaaaaatatcctTCTGCAGCTGACAAATTCAACATTGAGTGAATTGTGGCACCCATGTTTTTCCGTTCTTTCTGTTTACTTATTTTCTGCCATTTGACTGCTAATTTTACCACATTTGGAGATGCATGAGGGATTAGCCTGACCCGATTAAAAGCATCATAAATTTTCTAGTTTCCCTTCTGATTTCCATTGACATTGTTTAAGTGTAGGGTTGCTCTTTCTGAAGAAGAATCACAATCACAAGTGTGTCACCAGGCTTTCCTCTTACAATTACCAGCTACATTGAAGCTTCGATGAAACCATAGCAGGGGTttgtatctatatttattaactttttttttaatgcctAACGCAATAAATTCTTTGTTCTGTTGTACTTGTTTCATCTGATGGGGATTTTTAATTCTCCAAACTTTCAATTGATGGAGAGTTCAAAACACCAAGTATTTGTCTGTCTTCGCCACTTAAATTACTAATTTGTAGTTTCAAGCCAATTGCTTGAATCCGAACTGAGAATTTgcatttatcatgtttatgGCAGATACTTTTCAGGAAGAGATCagcatcaatttttttaagacCATGAAAGATTTATTGCTTGATTTTCTTCTGCACAAAGGTCGAGGATGAGTGAGTCATGAAGGGTGCGCTGCGACTTTGGGAACAACATTCACCGGCCTTAGGTGTTCTACACAACATTGCTCAAATATGGATTGAAAGGGTTGACGTTGTATCTGGTGACACCGACACACTGTCACTATCAAGTTCGACTTGCAGCAATCAGCAATCAGCAATCTTGGTTTACCAGCTCTGGAGAGATCTTTTGCAACACGCTCCATAGGAGGAACTTCCTCTTGAAATGGCGCATGCTGTGTAGCCATCGAGTCTGGTGTTCGGGTGCTACTTCTGCGCCATTTGGATGGTTTGAATCCGATTTCATCGATAAACAGGTTGTAAAGATAGTGCAGGTCTCCCTACCTCTTGAATTATGTGGGCATCTTGACCCTAATTAGTATGGAAATTCTCTGAGTTTTCTTACTGACTGATTGAATAACTGTATTGAAGCAAGATGGGACCTTTTTGGTCGATCTATTTTAGGTTCAGTAATGTGGTTAATTAGTATTGCACTTGCTTACATGTAAATTTGATTGCCCATAGTTCAAGGCCGTTTCCTTCGCGCTTGGTTGTGCTTCGCGGAAGCCAACCTTACAGCTTGCTTGTCGATTGAGGCTTAGCTTCGATCGCGATTGCTATCGACTTATGGAAAACTTTTTGATATAACCTATTATCAGTGCAACAGATCTTGAGATTATGATTGCTTACAAAAGCAAGTAATACTCAACAATTATCGATGCAACAAgaagttctttttctttttatttccagcaaaaaaaaaagttctttttttttattgaagaaaaatcTTTCATggtaaatgaaatattaaGAATTATACTATaaccacaaaaattttaaaattataatacgATATCTAATTGTATTCTTTAAGAACAAATAAactatcaaataaatataatatatgaaaataaacaCATGTAATGCATGAAATAAACTAATAGTCAAACTGGGCGTTTGGCCCCTTTATTTACCGGATACTGCTCAAGGTATGGTAGACTATCTCCAATGCAAGAGACCCCCTAAGTTTTTGAAGTTAATTTTATGGTTGTCACATATGCGCCATATCAAATAGGGACATactcaaggaaaaaaaaaaggactctCTTCTCCAATGTAAGTCTCTCTTTTCAAGTCTCTAATGAGGTCCcacatacatattatattaattaagtaaatataactaatattgtatattaataatagttttaattaattaaatataattaaaaatataaaaaaatatttaaatcaataataaaatcatttaaattacttgaaattcattacaattaaaaaaaaattacatgacaAATGGCAATTTAGCGGGTATGGTGAAATTGCTAGATAAGTTCCACCAAGTCCTTTCGTAGTTGTCGATGTTTTTCTCTATCTCAAATCCTGATATGATTCCAAACATGTTCCTCATATTGAGCAAAAATTTGCTATCTGCGCTCCGGTAATGCTAAGCCACTAGGCATATCATCATAAGAGGAGCGCGGATCGAAGTTCACGATATATATTTCTCGCTCATCCTCAACAATCATATTATGTAATATAATGCAAGCTCTCATAATCATTACAAGCTTCTATTTGGACCACAATTATGTAGGGCCATGTATAATTGCGAAGCGAGACTGTAACACTCTGAATGCACGCTACACATCCTTTTGTGCTCTTTCTTAATATTCTACAAACAACTTACTCTTCTCTCCCTACGATCGAGGGATTGTTTTGAGGAATGTTGCCCATTGAGGGTATATACCATAAGTCAAATAATATCTCAAGATATAGTTGATGCCATTGACGGTACCTCGAGAGTGGGACCTTCAAGCACATCATCAAACACTGATGATCAATCTAAAACGTTGATGTCGTTGTT from Punica granatum isolate Tunisia-2019 chromosome 3, ASM765513v2, whole genome shotgun sequence includes:
- the LOC116198946 gene encoding putative laccase-1 isoform X1, which gives rise to MINPVQTTDVLLMADLPLGHYYMAARQYLTEPTANMGFNHSNATASCNTARTTTSCPVQSSRTFSFLCMDMKAGKNFYESQIRSLANEDYPINVPLDITTRMYITVSMNVLCRNNTSCSPDVGNMLATSMNNISWNNLQVDVLEAYYRNLSGFYTTDFSDWPKTTYDFTAENYDENAVITDQGTKVKVLNYNESVEIVFQGTSVMGGSVNHPMHLHGHSFYVAGIGYGNFNNETDPISYNPIDPPKSEHVWIPKKQLARHQILCEQSWCVVLTLSLGSTYDPGHGHRVYCEGWRH
- the LOC116198946 gene encoding putative laccase-1 isoform X3 — translated: MINPVQTTDVLLMADLPLGHYYMAARQYLTEPTANMGFNHSNATASCNTARTTTSCPVQSSRTFSFLCMDMKAGKNFYESQIRSLANEDYPINVPLDITTRMYITVSMNVLCRNNTSCSPDVGNMLATSMNNISWNNLQVDVLEAYYRNLSGFYTTDFSDWPKTTYDFTAENYDENAVITDQGTKVKVLNYNESVEIVFQGTSVMGGSVNHPMHLHGHSFYVAGIGYGNFNNETDPISYNPIDPPKSEHVWIPKKQLARHQILCEQS
- the LOC116198946 gene encoding putative laccase-1 isoform X2; this translates as MINPVQTTDVLLMADLPLGHYYMAARQYLTEPTANMGFNHSNATASCNTARTTTSCPVQSSRTFSFLCMDMKAGKNFYESQIRSLANEDYPINVPLDITTRMYITVSMNVLCRNNTSCSPDVGNMLATSMNNISWNNLQVDVLEAYYRNLSGFYTTDFSDWPKTTYDFTAENYDENAVITDQGTKVKVLNYNESVEIVFQGTSVMGGSVNHPMHLHGHSFYVAGIGYGNFNNETDPISYNPIDPPKSEHVWIPKKQLARHQILCEQSCECIRI
- the LOC116200250 gene encoding peroxidase 64-like codes for the protein MAITIALFLISLLTLSPLSSSLSLNYYQKTCPDAEIIIAGTVKNAAGKEKTVPAALLRMHFHDCFIRGCDGSVLLNSKGDNKAEKDAPPNGSLHAFYVIDDAKKALEQHCPGVVSCADILALAARDAVVLVGGPTWEVPKGRKDGRTSKASETAQLPTPSFNLSQLRQSFSQRGLSMDDLVALLGGHTLGFSHCSSFENRLRNFNSTHDIDPSMHPFFAASLRSMCPVKGRPKNAGAPMDPSSTTFDNTYYKLILQGKGLFSSDQALLANPKTKGLVTKFASSHEAFVDAFAKSIIKMSSITGGQEVRKDCRVVN
- the LOC116200249 gene encoding pentatricopeptide repeat-containing protein At4g01400, mitochondrial, which produces MMYFVPRHLKLLLSSKEMARRSLVRFSGISIVTSSSLMYSQKSLLWFYSSKPNHHEYQQGNRDQDLYSLSLSIGSPARVQKLIASQSDPLLAKEIFDIASRVANFRVSYSSYHILIIKLARSKHFSLVEDLLVRLKSEPYAVSTSLFSGLIKVYEEADMPEKALKTFYTMLEFKCQPLPKHLNRILEVLVSHRNYVRPAFDLFKNAHRHRVSPNTTSYNILMRAFCLNDNLSIAYSLFNQMFKRDVLPDIESYRILMQGLCRKSQVNRAVDLLEDMLNKGFVPDALSYTTLLNALCRKNKLREAYKLLCRMKVKGCNPDILHYNTVILGFCREGCAADACKILMDMPSNGCLPNLVSYRTLVGGLCDQGLFDDAKNYIQEMISKGFSPHFSISHALINGFCNVGKIKEACEVVEQLLEHGDAPHLDSWAVVLPMICEENDKSRIESSFKEILRVEITPNTRLIHAAAGLEEYVIRKAEAKSRRP